One genomic segment of Candidatus Berkiella aquae includes these proteins:
- a CDS encoding endonuclease, with protein MRCFVWVILLLTYPFSGAHCAPSSKLLLQLYENKHTTFFCDLPFSAQGDIEAIHHKHHIIQSDSIQWMSIVPLKQLAKHYACYQQKCLDKKGKIYQGIRCCQKQDSQFQRMMQDLHNIVPETRELKRLRQRYTFAEFNHEMKDGCHLYIDKKHKIIEPAPSKRGLIARTYLYMKDTYPFVLTEQEIELYLKWHQQYPVSEAERERNEKIFQLQGMRNHYVG; from the coding sequence ATGCGCTGTTTTGTATGGGTTATTTTGTTGTTAACCTATCCCTTTTCTGGCGCGCACTGCGCGCCATCTTCAAAGCTTCTTTTGCAACTCTACGAAAATAAACACACCACCTTTTTTTGTGATTTACCTTTCTCGGCACAAGGTGACATTGAAGCCATTCATCATAAGCATCACATTATTCAATCCGATAGCATACAATGGATGTCGATTGTCCCATTAAAACAGCTCGCTAAGCATTATGCTTGTTATCAACAAAAATGCTTGGATAAGAAAGGTAAAATCTATCAAGGTATTCGCTGTTGCCAGAAACAAGATTCACAATTCCAACGCATGATGCAGGATCTACATAACATCGTACCCGAAACTCGTGAATTAAAACGGCTACGCCAACGATATACTTTTGCCGAATTTAATCATGAAATGAAAGATGGCTGTCATTTATATATCGATAAAAAGCATAAAATAATAGAGCCCGCCCCTAGTAAACGGGGTCTCATTGCTCGAACCTACTTGTATATGAAAGATACCTATCCATTTGTCCTAACAGAACAAGAAATTGAACTTTATTTAAAATGGCATCAACAATACCCTGTCAGCGAAGCTGAGCGCGAACGAAACGAAAAGATTTTTCAGTTACAAGGGATGAGAAATCATTATGTGGGGTAA
- a CDS encoding glutaredoxin domain-containing protein, with amino-acid sequence MKNAQNLFIRLAMLLSLIIGFSSPGLQAKEKPVVLYSTSWCSYCKQVRDFLKSEGVEYTDYDIENSAEGKRKFQAAHGQGVPLIFVGNTRLDGFDRQQLKAELLKQGIIKR; translated from the coding sequence ATGAAAAATGCGCAAAACCTCTTTATTAGGCTAGCCATGCTGCTTAGTCTTATTATTGGCTTTTCAAGCCCTGGTTTGCAGGCAAAAGAAAAACCCGTTGTATTATACAGCACATCTTGGTGCTCTTATTGCAAGCAAGTTCGTGACTTTTTAAAATCGGAAGGCGTTGAATATACCGATTATGACATTGAAAATTCTGCAGAAGGTAAGCGTAAATTTCAGGCAGCGCATGGTCAAGGCGTGCCACTTATTTTTGTTGGTAATACGCGTTTAGATGGATTTGATCGCCAGCAATTAAAAGCAGAGCTTCTCAAACAAGGTATTATCAAACGCTAA
- a CDS encoding ATP-binding cassette domain-containing protein, producing MIQIDDLCYDYPGKRALDHISCQIPAHSITALVGPNGAGKTTLLRCLSALDTPMNGKITIDGWDTDRFPRKIHEISSYLSDFFGLYDELTVEKNLQFFAWSRNCPSDKIDTLIEQALSRLQLNEYRKVTAGKLSRGLRQRLAIAQTIIHNPKMLFLDEPASGLDPEARHHLSQLLLSLQAQGMTLIVSSHILAELEDYSTHMLVIQNGKLVEQCALKDYQQKAESLSLSLTLTSEAAPYQQVISQIPNVTVKSCKENTMILELKGAKQEQQQLLKTLIAQDIPVLSLQEHKQRMQDVYLEIAKKKD from the coding sequence ATGATCCAAATTGATGATCTATGCTACGACTATCCTGGTAAACGTGCCCTTGATCATATTTCATGTCAGATACCAGCCCATTCTATTACTGCTTTGGTTGGGCCAAATGGCGCAGGTAAAACGACCTTATTACGTTGCTTATCCGCACTTGATACACCCATGAATGGCAAAATAACCATTGATGGATGGGATACCGATCGCTTTCCTCGCAAGATCCATGAGATAAGTAGCTATCTTTCAGACTTTTTTGGACTCTATGATGAATTAACGGTAGAAAAAAACTTGCAGTTTTTTGCCTGGAGCCGAAATTGCCCTAGTGACAAAATCGATACATTGATAGAACAAGCACTATCTAGACTACAGCTCAATGAATACCGCAAGGTTACAGCAGGTAAGCTATCTCGTGGTTTGCGCCAGCGCTTAGCCATAGCACAAACGATTATTCACAATCCCAAAATGCTGTTTCTTGATGAGCCGGCATCAGGCCTTGATCCTGAAGCACGTCATCATTTATCGCAGTTACTCTTATCACTACAAGCACAAGGCATGACATTGATTGTCTCCTCACATATTCTCGCTGAATTAGAAGATTACTCGACCCATATGCTGGTCATTCAAAACGGTAAGCTGGTTGAACAATGTGCCTTAAAAGACTATCAACAAAAAGCAGAATCCCTTAGCCTCTCCCTCACCTTAACGAGTGAAGCGGCGCCCTATCAACAAGTAATCAGTCAAATACCCAATGTTACCGTAAAATCCTGTAAAGAAAATACGATGATCTTAGAGCTCAAAGGAGCCAAGCAAGAACAGCAACAATTACTCAAAACATTAATTGCCCAGGATATCCCCGTCTTGAGTCTGCAAGAACATAAACAACGCATGCAAGATGTTTATCTTGAGATAGCAAAGAAAAAAGACTGA